Proteins from one Primulina huaijiensis isolate GDHJ02 chromosome 18, ASM1229523v2, whole genome shotgun sequence genomic window:
- the LOC140965218 gene encoding uncharacterized protein isoform X1 has protein sequence MDHQQSHGYIMQPPPPHHAPSSAADPYQRPPPPPPAQHGHPWPYSTPQFQFQVLHSPSPPPPQWVPPQSHSSDHAQYLHPPPPPPPYSGHQPPPYPSHSHYPQSHPLPPRPPHGPQSYTQDLGNSSWSHHQGWDYSNQSNSNEQDWAEKARAWAVAKAAADNQYSVPVGRPEEQNYFHDQYPQSINPQFQSVHVPMEQASSYQQYPVGGGPSNRTGPGQLQEFKQFTSGQSSYTVDLHIPYAARDGNLMGNSCEPTHPQENSSLSSLPYQQEVPSSYSSVSGNEGAGDRYEQLNSSSSMHVASVPHNHAQPLPPAVGRSGWAEEHHHLLSSKPNESVISISDQPLNFSHHFNRNLDQNMQPNSTHPSGGPVRVLDPMVSMSSNYAWTPSSSSGIVHPPIPPTISPRAQVDHPVALPSPASGHSASIFPTGHGFQPPASLIGASFGAGSGVVSHPTTSFSVDAYGVPSISERPKKASVPNWLREEIIKNKAVITSSVPMLRQEDLPSIEGDVSDKFSQKIDNSDSKSIDSSRSAEDDDEDEDVEAARNAAINKEIKRVLTEVLLKVTDELFDEIATIVLNEDDLSVEVVQNPDMSNHCLLPSTPTISTSTAFAKVLIPAKTMNINSEDGSEKSTSGSAGDVLGLGSYASDEDDDEIQISGKLNSKESSTNQQSSLNKVLDEHLHSRKKIEEHGLENTGRETPMISMDNVSAADMGVKDDRAVKKLSSSDTLRSSKKASREDEMHHGSDISMPNKSITEKAVERPDGNLDRKSSDSSRGQKSGNRSEKNDMHGNKRNLVEKDSMGPEYAKETVDKKGDENYRRHEERHARTEREYYNGSKDKGKGKSRNGERAQDPEARKRPSPSEGKEGKSDTRGDKRKNSKESSDDKRHDKTRDEKRERSWHKNGSGASKHKPHRSSSVGSRDSHKDNLIAGHSNDSSDESSDALKSRKSRHSKRHTSPSPTRLRKRQVSRSPSKHSKRRHTHYSSLENTRGRSTSRSRSRSRSPVRRRR, from the exons ATGGACCATCAGCAGTCTCACGGCTATATTATGCAGCCTCCGCCTCCACATCACGCGCCGTCGTCCGCGGCGGATCCATATCAAAGGCCTCCTCCGCCCCCTCCGGCGCAGCACGGTCACCCGTGGCCCTACTCCACCCCTCAATTTCAATTCCAAGTTCTGCACTCCCCCTCTCCCCCACCTCCACAGTGGGTGCCGCCGCAGTCTCACTCCTCCGATCACGCGCAGTACCTTCACCCTCCTCCTCCGCCACCTCCTTACTCTGGCCATCAGCCTCCCCCGTATCCCTCGCACTCTCATTACCCTCAATCGCATCCTCTACCGCCTAGGCCGCCTCATGGCCCCCAATCTTACACTCAG GATTTGGGAAATAGCAGCTGGAGTCATCACCAGGGTTGGGACTACTCGAATCAGT CGAACAGTAATGAACAAGACTGGGCAGAAAAAGCCAGAGCATGGGCAGTTGCAAAAGCCGCGGCAGACAATCAGTATTCTGTACCTGTTGGAAGACCAGAAGAGCAGAACTATTTCCACGATCAATATCCACAATCCATTAATCCTCAATTTCAAAGTGTACATGTGCCGATGGAGCAAGCCTCGAGCTATCAACAATATCCAGTTGGAGGGGGACCTTCAAACAGGACAGGACCAGGTCAGTTGCAGGAGTTTAAGCAATTCACGTCAGGGCAATCATCTTATACTGTGGATTTGCATATCCCATATGCAGCAAGAGATGGAAACCTGATGGGAAATTCATGTGAACCAACCCATCCACAAGAGAATTCATCTTTAAGTTCATTGCCCTATCAGCAGGAGGTACCTTCTAGTTATTCTTCTGTCTCAG GTAATGAAGGTGCTGGAGATAGATATGAACAGTTAAATAGCTCTTCATCTATGCATGTTGCGTCTGTCCCACATAATCATGCTCAGCCACTGCCACCTGCAGTCGGTCGGTCTGGGTGGGCAGAGGAGCACCATCACTTACTTTCTAGCAAACCAAATGAGTCTGTAATCAGTATAAGTGATCAGCCATTGAACTTTTCGCATCATTTTAATCGCAACTTGGACCAAAATATGCAACCCAATTCTACTCATCCGTCAGGCGGCCCGGTCAGAGTTCTGGATCCTATGGTGTCTATGTCTTCAAATTATGCTTGGACTCCCTCGTCTTCATCTGGAATTGTTCATCCTCCCATTCCTCCCACAATCTCACCAAGGGCACAG GTTGATCACCCAGTAGCTCTGCCGTCTCCAGCTTCTGGACATTCTGCATCAATTTTTCCTACTGGGCATGGTTTTCAGCCTCCCGCCTCATTGATTGGTGCATCTTTTGGTGCTGGCTCTGGTGTTGTCTCACATCCTACTACATCTTTCTCGGTAGATGCTTATGGTGTTCCTAGCATTTCTGAGCGCCCTAAAAAG GCCTCTGTACCTAATTGGCTTAGGGaggaaataataaaaaataaagctgTTATCACAAGTTCAGTTCCAATGCTTCGTCAAGAGGATTTACCATCCATTGAAGGAGATGTGAGTGATAAGTTTTCTCAGAAGATTGACAATTCAGATAGTAAAAGCATTGATTCTTCTCGGTCAGCGGAAGATGACGATGAGGATGAG GATGTCGAAGCTGCCAGAAATGCAGCTATCAACAAAGAAATAAAGCGTGTTTTAACTGAAGTTCTTTTGAAG GTCACTGATGAACTTTTTGACGAAATCGCAACCATAGTTCTTAATGAAGATGATCTCTCTGTTGAAG TTGTACAAAATCCAGATATGTCAAATCATTGCTTGTTACCATCTACACCAACTATTTCGACATCCACGGCCTTTGCAAAAGTTCTAATTCCGGCCAAGACTATGAATATTAATTCTGAGGATGGTAGTGAAAAATCTACCTCTGGCTCTGCTGGAGATGTTCTAGGTCTTGGTAGTTATGCCTCagatgaggatgatgatgagatcCAGATTTCTGGTAAGCTGAACTCAAAGGAAAGCTCCACAAATCAGCAATCATCCCTGAACAAGGTTTTGGATGAGCATCTTCATTCCaggaaaaaaatagaagagCATGGATTAGAGAACACTGGCAGAGAGACTCCAATGATTTCCATGGATAATGTCAGTGCTGCAGATATGGGTGTGAAAGATGATAGGGCAGTTAAGAAGTTATCTTCTAGTGACACCCTGCGGTCCTCCAAGAAAGCATCTCGTGAAGATGAGATGCATCATGGATCTGATATTTCCATGCCAAACAAATCTATAACCGAGAAGGCTGTGGAAAGACCAGATGGAAATTTAGATAGAAAGTCAAGTGACAGTTCCAGAGGCCAAAAATCTGGTAATAGGTCTGAAAAGAATGATATGCATGGAAACAAAAGGAACTTGGTTGAAAAAGACAGCATGGGGCCCGAATATGCCAAAGAAACGGTGGATAAGAAGGGAGATGAAAATTACCGGAGGCATGAAGAGAGGCATGCAAGAACGGAAAGGGAGTATTATAATGGTTCAAAAGACAAAGGAAAGGGGAAAAGTAGAAATGGGGAAAGAGCACAGGATCCTGAAGCAAGGAAACGGCCTTCTCCTTCTGAGGGGAAGGAGGGAAAATCCGACACAAGAGGGGACAAAAGGAAAAATTCTAAAGAAAGCAGTGATGATAAAAGACACGATAAAACAAGAGATGAGAAAAGGGAAAGATCTTGGCATAAAAATGGAAGTGGAGCTAGCAAGCATAAACCACACCGGTCTTCTTCTGTTGGTAGTAGGGACTCTCACAAGGATAACTTGATTGCTGGCCATTCAAACGATTCAAGCGATGAGTCCTCAGATGCTTTGAAAAG CAGGAAATCACGTCATTCTAAAAGGCATACATCTCCATCGCCCACCAGGTTGAGAAAAAG acAAGTTTCGCGGTCTCCTAGCAAGCACTCTAAGCGCAGGCATACTCACTACTCTTCTCTTGAGAATACCAG GGGAAGATCAACATCAAGGTCAAGGTCAAGGTCAAGGTCGCCAGTACGCAGGAGACGATAA
- the LOC140965218 gene encoding uncharacterized protein isoform X5 — MDHQQSHGYIMQPPPPHHAPSSAADPYQRPPPPPPAQHGHPWPYSTPQFQFQVLHSPSPPPPQWVPPQSHSSDHAQYLHPPPPPPPYSGHQPPPYPSHSHYPQSHPLPPRPPHGPQSYTQDLGNSSWSHHQGWDYSNQSNSNEQDWAEKARAWAVAKAAADNQYSVPVGRPEEQNYFHDQYPQSINPQFQSVHVPMEQASSYQQYPVGGGPSNRTGPGQLQEFKQFTSGQSSYTVDLHIPYAARDGNLMGNSCEPTHPQENSSLSSLPYQQEVPSSYSSVSGNEGAGDRYEQLNSSSSMHVASVPHNHAQPLPPAVGRSGWAEEHHHLLSSKPNESVISISDQPLNFSHHFNRNLDQNMQPNSTHPSGGPVRVLDPMVSMSSNYAWTPSSSSGIVHPPIPPTISPRAQVDHPVALPSPASGHSASIFPTGHGFQPPASLIGASFGAGSGVVSHPTTSFSVDAYGVPSISERPKKASVPNWLREEIIKNKAVITSSVPMLRQEDLPSIEGDVSDKFSQKIDNSDSKSIDSSRSAEDDDEDEDVEAARNAAINKEIKRVLTEVLLKVTDELFDEIATIVLNEDDLSVEVVQNPDMSNHCLLPSTPTISTSTAFAKVLIPAKTMNINSEDGSEKSTSGSAGDVLGLGSYASDEDDDEIQISGKLNSKESSTNQQSSLNKVLDEHLHSRKKIEEHGLENTGRETPMISMDNVSAADMGVKDDRAVKKLSSSDTLRSSKKASREDEMHHGSDISMPNKSITEKAVERPDGNLDRKSSDSSRGQKSGNRSEKNDMHGNKRNLVEKDSMGPEYAKETVDKKGDENYRRHEERHARTEREYYNGSKDKGKGKSRNGERAQDPEARKRPSPSEGKEGKSDTRGDKRKNSKESSDDKRHDKTRDEKRERSWHKNGSGASKHKPHRSSSVGSRDSHKDNLIAGHSNDSSDESSDALKSRKSRHSKRHTSPSPTRLRKRQVSRSPSKHSKRRHTHYSSLENTRSRSRSRSPVRRRR; from the exons ATGGACCATCAGCAGTCTCACGGCTATATTATGCAGCCTCCGCCTCCACATCACGCGCCGTCGTCCGCGGCGGATCCATATCAAAGGCCTCCTCCGCCCCCTCCGGCGCAGCACGGTCACCCGTGGCCCTACTCCACCCCTCAATTTCAATTCCAAGTTCTGCACTCCCCCTCTCCCCCACCTCCACAGTGGGTGCCGCCGCAGTCTCACTCCTCCGATCACGCGCAGTACCTTCACCCTCCTCCTCCGCCACCTCCTTACTCTGGCCATCAGCCTCCCCCGTATCCCTCGCACTCTCATTACCCTCAATCGCATCCTCTACCGCCTAGGCCGCCTCATGGCCCCCAATCTTACACTCAG GATTTGGGAAATAGCAGCTGGAGTCATCACCAGGGTTGGGACTACTCGAATCAGT CGAACAGTAATGAACAAGACTGGGCAGAAAAAGCCAGAGCATGGGCAGTTGCAAAAGCCGCGGCAGACAATCAGTATTCTGTACCTGTTGGAAGACCAGAAGAGCAGAACTATTTCCACGATCAATATCCACAATCCATTAATCCTCAATTTCAAAGTGTACATGTGCCGATGGAGCAAGCCTCGAGCTATCAACAATATCCAGTTGGAGGGGGACCTTCAAACAGGACAGGACCAGGTCAGTTGCAGGAGTTTAAGCAATTCACGTCAGGGCAATCATCTTATACTGTGGATTTGCATATCCCATATGCAGCAAGAGATGGAAACCTGATGGGAAATTCATGTGAACCAACCCATCCACAAGAGAATTCATCTTTAAGTTCATTGCCCTATCAGCAGGAGGTACCTTCTAGTTATTCTTCTGTCTCAG GTAATGAAGGTGCTGGAGATAGATATGAACAGTTAAATAGCTCTTCATCTATGCATGTTGCGTCTGTCCCACATAATCATGCTCAGCCACTGCCACCTGCAGTCGGTCGGTCTGGGTGGGCAGAGGAGCACCATCACTTACTTTCTAGCAAACCAAATGAGTCTGTAATCAGTATAAGTGATCAGCCATTGAACTTTTCGCATCATTTTAATCGCAACTTGGACCAAAATATGCAACCCAATTCTACTCATCCGTCAGGCGGCCCGGTCAGAGTTCTGGATCCTATGGTGTCTATGTCTTCAAATTATGCTTGGACTCCCTCGTCTTCATCTGGAATTGTTCATCCTCCCATTCCTCCCACAATCTCACCAAGGGCACAG GTTGATCACCCAGTAGCTCTGCCGTCTCCAGCTTCTGGACATTCTGCATCAATTTTTCCTACTGGGCATGGTTTTCAGCCTCCCGCCTCATTGATTGGTGCATCTTTTGGTGCTGGCTCTGGTGTTGTCTCACATCCTACTACATCTTTCTCGGTAGATGCTTATGGTGTTCCTAGCATTTCTGAGCGCCCTAAAAAG GCCTCTGTACCTAATTGGCTTAGGGaggaaataataaaaaataaagctgTTATCACAAGTTCAGTTCCAATGCTTCGTCAAGAGGATTTACCATCCATTGAAGGAGATGTGAGTGATAAGTTTTCTCAGAAGATTGACAATTCAGATAGTAAAAGCATTGATTCTTCTCGGTCAGCGGAAGATGACGATGAGGATGAG GATGTCGAAGCTGCCAGAAATGCAGCTATCAACAAAGAAATAAAGCGTGTTTTAACTGAAGTTCTTTTGAAG GTCACTGATGAACTTTTTGACGAAATCGCAACCATAGTTCTTAATGAAGATGATCTCTCTGTTGAAG TTGTACAAAATCCAGATATGTCAAATCATTGCTTGTTACCATCTACACCAACTATTTCGACATCCACGGCCTTTGCAAAAGTTCTAATTCCGGCCAAGACTATGAATATTAATTCTGAGGATGGTAGTGAAAAATCTACCTCTGGCTCTGCTGGAGATGTTCTAGGTCTTGGTAGTTATGCCTCagatgaggatgatgatgagatcCAGATTTCTGGTAAGCTGAACTCAAAGGAAAGCTCCACAAATCAGCAATCATCCCTGAACAAGGTTTTGGATGAGCATCTTCATTCCaggaaaaaaatagaagagCATGGATTAGAGAACACTGGCAGAGAGACTCCAATGATTTCCATGGATAATGTCAGTGCTGCAGATATGGGTGTGAAAGATGATAGGGCAGTTAAGAAGTTATCTTCTAGTGACACCCTGCGGTCCTCCAAGAAAGCATCTCGTGAAGATGAGATGCATCATGGATCTGATATTTCCATGCCAAACAAATCTATAACCGAGAAGGCTGTGGAAAGACCAGATGGAAATTTAGATAGAAAGTCAAGTGACAGTTCCAGAGGCCAAAAATCTGGTAATAGGTCTGAAAAGAATGATATGCATGGAAACAAAAGGAACTTGGTTGAAAAAGACAGCATGGGGCCCGAATATGCCAAAGAAACGGTGGATAAGAAGGGAGATGAAAATTACCGGAGGCATGAAGAGAGGCATGCAAGAACGGAAAGGGAGTATTATAATGGTTCAAAAGACAAAGGAAAGGGGAAAAGTAGAAATGGGGAAAGAGCACAGGATCCTGAAGCAAGGAAACGGCCTTCTCCTTCTGAGGGGAAGGAGGGAAAATCCGACACAAGAGGGGACAAAAGGAAAAATTCTAAAGAAAGCAGTGATGATAAAAGACACGATAAAACAAGAGATGAGAAAAGGGAAAGATCTTGGCATAAAAATGGAAGTGGAGCTAGCAAGCATAAACCACACCGGTCTTCTTCTGTTGGTAGTAGGGACTCTCACAAGGATAACTTGATTGCTGGCCATTCAAACGATTCAAGCGATGAGTCCTCAGATGCTTTGAAAAG CAGGAAATCACGTCATTCTAAAAGGCATACATCTCCATCGCCCACCAGGTTGAGAAAAAG acAAGTTTCGCGGTCTCCTAGCAAGCACTCTAAGCGCAGGCATACTCACTACTCTTCTCTTGAGAATACCAG GTCAAGGTCAAGGTCAAGGTCGCCAGTACGCAGGAGACGATAA
- the LOC140965218 gene encoding uncharacterized protein isoform X3 gives MDHQQSHGYIMQPPPPHHAPSSAADPYQRPPPPPPAQHGHPWPYSTPQFQFQVLHSPSPPPPQWVPPQSHSSDHAQYLHPPPPPPPYSGHQPPPYPSHSHYPQSHPLPPRPPHGPQSYTQDLGNSSWSHHQGWDYSNQSNSNEQDWAEKARAWAVAKAAADNQYSVPVGRPEEQNYFHDQYPQSINPQFQSVHVPMEQASSYQQYPVGGGPSNRTGPGQLQEFKQFTSGQSSYTVDLHIPYAARDGNLMGNSCEPTHPQENSSLSSLPYQQEVPSSYSSVSGNEGAGDRYEQLNSSSSMHVASVPHNHAQPLPPAVGRSGWAEEHHHLLSSKPNESVISISDQPLNFSHHFNRNLDQNMQPNSTHPSGGPVRVLDPMVSMSSNYAWTPSSSSGIVHPPIPPTISPRAQVDHPVALPSPASGHSASIFPTGHGFQPPASLIGASFGAGSGVVSHPTTSFSVDAYGVPSISERPKKASVPNWLREEIIKNKAVITSSVPMLRQEDLPSIEGDVSDKFSQKIDNSDSKSIDSSRSAEDDDEDEDVEAARNAAINKEIKRVLTEVLLKVTDELFDEIATIVLNEDDLSVEVVQNPDMSNHCLLPSTPTISTSTAFAKVLIPAKTMNINSEDGSEKSTSGSAGDVLGLGSYASDEDDDEIQISGKLNSKESSTNQQSSLNKVLDEHLHSRKKIEEHGLENTGRETPMISMDNVSAADMGVKDDRAVKKLSSSDTLRSSKKASREDEMHHGSDISMPNKSITEKAVERPDGNLDRKSSDSSRGQKSGNRSEKNDMHGNKRNLVEKDSMGPEYAKETVDKKGDENYRRHEERHARTEREYYNGSKDKGKGKSRNGERAQDPEARKRPSPSEGKEGKSDTRGDKRKNSKESSDDKRHDKTRDEKRERSWHKNGSGASKHKPHRSSSVGSRDSHKDNLIAGHSNDSSDESSDALKSRKSRHSKRHTSPSPTRLRKRQVSRSPSKHSKRRHTHYSSLENTRSTSRSRSRSRSPVRRRR, from the exons ATGGACCATCAGCAGTCTCACGGCTATATTATGCAGCCTCCGCCTCCACATCACGCGCCGTCGTCCGCGGCGGATCCATATCAAAGGCCTCCTCCGCCCCCTCCGGCGCAGCACGGTCACCCGTGGCCCTACTCCACCCCTCAATTTCAATTCCAAGTTCTGCACTCCCCCTCTCCCCCACCTCCACAGTGGGTGCCGCCGCAGTCTCACTCCTCCGATCACGCGCAGTACCTTCACCCTCCTCCTCCGCCACCTCCTTACTCTGGCCATCAGCCTCCCCCGTATCCCTCGCACTCTCATTACCCTCAATCGCATCCTCTACCGCCTAGGCCGCCTCATGGCCCCCAATCTTACACTCAG GATTTGGGAAATAGCAGCTGGAGTCATCACCAGGGTTGGGACTACTCGAATCAGT CGAACAGTAATGAACAAGACTGGGCAGAAAAAGCCAGAGCATGGGCAGTTGCAAAAGCCGCGGCAGACAATCAGTATTCTGTACCTGTTGGAAGACCAGAAGAGCAGAACTATTTCCACGATCAATATCCACAATCCATTAATCCTCAATTTCAAAGTGTACATGTGCCGATGGAGCAAGCCTCGAGCTATCAACAATATCCAGTTGGAGGGGGACCTTCAAACAGGACAGGACCAGGTCAGTTGCAGGAGTTTAAGCAATTCACGTCAGGGCAATCATCTTATACTGTGGATTTGCATATCCCATATGCAGCAAGAGATGGAAACCTGATGGGAAATTCATGTGAACCAACCCATCCACAAGAGAATTCATCTTTAAGTTCATTGCCCTATCAGCAGGAGGTACCTTCTAGTTATTCTTCTGTCTCAG GTAATGAAGGTGCTGGAGATAGATATGAACAGTTAAATAGCTCTTCATCTATGCATGTTGCGTCTGTCCCACATAATCATGCTCAGCCACTGCCACCTGCAGTCGGTCGGTCTGGGTGGGCAGAGGAGCACCATCACTTACTTTCTAGCAAACCAAATGAGTCTGTAATCAGTATAAGTGATCAGCCATTGAACTTTTCGCATCATTTTAATCGCAACTTGGACCAAAATATGCAACCCAATTCTACTCATCCGTCAGGCGGCCCGGTCAGAGTTCTGGATCCTATGGTGTCTATGTCTTCAAATTATGCTTGGACTCCCTCGTCTTCATCTGGAATTGTTCATCCTCCCATTCCTCCCACAATCTCACCAAGGGCACAG GTTGATCACCCAGTAGCTCTGCCGTCTCCAGCTTCTGGACATTCTGCATCAATTTTTCCTACTGGGCATGGTTTTCAGCCTCCCGCCTCATTGATTGGTGCATCTTTTGGTGCTGGCTCTGGTGTTGTCTCACATCCTACTACATCTTTCTCGGTAGATGCTTATGGTGTTCCTAGCATTTCTGAGCGCCCTAAAAAG GCCTCTGTACCTAATTGGCTTAGGGaggaaataataaaaaataaagctgTTATCACAAGTTCAGTTCCAATGCTTCGTCAAGAGGATTTACCATCCATTGAAGGAGATGTGAGTGATAAGTTTTCTCAGAAGATTGACAATTCAGATAGTAAAAGCATTGATTCTTCTCGGTCAGCGGAAGATGACGATGAGGATGAG GATGTCGAAGCTGCCAGAAATGCAGCTATCAACAAAGAAATAAAGCGTGTTTTAACTGAAGTTCTTTTGAAG GTCACTGATGAACTTTTTGACGAAATCGCAACCATAGTTCTTAATGAAGATGATCTCTCTGTTGAAG TTGTACAAAATCCAGATATGTCAAATCATTGCTTGTTACCATCTACACCAACTATTTCGACATCCACGGCCTTTGCAAAAGTTCTAATTCCGGCCAAGACTATGAATATTAATTCTGAGGATGGTAGTGAAAAATCTACCTCTGGCTCTGCTGGAGATGTTCTAGGTCTTGGTAGTTATGCCTCagatgaggatgatgatgagatcCAGATTTCTGGTAAGCTGAACTCAAAGGAAAGCTCCACAAATCAGCAATCATCCCTGAACAAGGTTTTGGATGAGCATCTTCATTCCaggaaaaaaatagaagagCATGGATTAGAGAACACTGGCAGAGAGACTCCAATGATTTCCATGGATAATGTCAGTGCTGCAGATATGGGTGTGAAAGATGATAGGGCAGTTAAGAAGTTATCTTCTAGTGACACCCTGCGGTCCTCCAAGAAAGCATCTCGTGAAGATGAGATGCATCATGGATCTGATATTTCCATGCCAAACAAATCTATAACCGAGAAGGCTGTGGAAAGACCAGATGGAAATTTAGATAGAAAGTCAAGTGACAGTTCCAGAGGCCAAAAATCTGGTAATAGGTCTGAAAAGAATGATATGCATGGAAACAAAAGGAACTTGGTTGAAAAAGACAGCATGGGGCCCGAATATGCCAAAGAAACGGTGGATAAGAAGGGAGATGAAAATTACCGGAGGCATGAAGAGAGGCATGCAAGAACGGAAAGGGAGTATTATAATGGTTCAAAAGACAAAGGAAAGGGGAAAAGTAGAAATGGGGAAAGAGCACAGGATCCTGAAGCAAGGAAACGGCCTTCTCCTTCTGAGGGGAAGGAGGGAAAATCCGACACAAGAGGGGACAAAAGGAAAAATTCTAAAGAAAGCAGTGATGATAAAAGACACGATAAAACAAGAGATGAGAAAAGGGAAAGATCTTGGCATAAAAATGGAAGTGGAGCTAGCAAGCATAAACCACACCGGTCTTCTTCTGTTGGTAGTAGGGACTCTCACAAGGATAACTTGATTGCTGGCCATTCAAACGATTCAAGCGATGAGTCCTCAGATGCTTTGAAAAG CAGGAAATCACGTCATTCTAAAAGGCATACATCTCCATCGCCCACCAGGTTGAGAAAAAG acAAGTTTCGCGGTCTCCTAGCAAGCACTCTAAGCGCAGGCATACTCACTACTCTTCTCTTGAGAATACCAG ATCAACATCAAGGTCAAGGTCAAGGTCAAGGTCGCCAGTACGCAGGAGACGATAA